A genomic segment from Desulfurella amilsii encodes:
- a CDS encoding tyrosine-type recombinase/integrase translates to MDLDQLVRDFCVFLSANRGLSIKTVLSYESDLKLFCDYFKNRQLNDVNLFEYFNELKKLYKPTSLNRKMASLRAFLTFVNKNHPLDLDLGNIKNAKTSFKFEKPIDFESLKTLFTDTRNGLILLFFYATGLRVSELINLKISDIYFDAGLIRVSGKGSKMRLLPVLLDVLDKVKNYMANIRNLYLNNCSKDYLFISKRGKPFSRAAIWKIIKLESRAKGFDLHPHSLRHLYATHLLENGANIKTIQELLGHSSLNTTQRYTFVSDKALNKAFKESDFFDK, encoded by the coding sequence ATGGATTTAGATCAGCTTGTTAGAGATTTTTGTGTATTTTTGAGTGCAAATAGAGGTTTGTCAATCAAAACAGTGCTAAGCTACGAAAGCGATCTAAAACTTTTTTGTGATTATTTTAAGAATAGACAGCTAAATGATGTAAATTTATTTGAGTATTTTAACGAGCTAAAAAAGCTTTACAAGCCAACGTCACTAAATAGGAAAATGGCAAGTCTGCGGGCTTTTTTAACTTTTGTTAACAAAAATCATCCATTGGATCTAGATTTGGGTAACATCAAAAATGCAAAAACAAGCTTTAAATTTGAAAAACCCATTGATTTTGAATCGCTTAAAACTCTATTTACAGATACGAGGAATGGTTTGATTTTGCTATTTTTTTACGCAACAGGCTTGAGGGTAAGCGAACTTATTAACCTAAAAATTAGCGATATATATTTTGATGCAGGTTTAATTCGTGTTTCTGGCAAAGGTTCTAAAATGCGCCTTTTACCAGTTTTGCTAGATGTGCTTGATAAAGTTAAAAATTACATGGCAAACATACGAAACCTATACCTTAATAATTGCTCAAAGGATTACCTATTTATAAGCAAAAGAGGAAAACCATTCAGCAGGGCTGCGATATGGAAAATAATAAAACTAGAGTCAAGAGCAAAAGGTTTCGATTTGCACCCACACAGCCTAAGGCACTTATATGCTACGCATTTATTGGAAAATGGTGCTAATATAAAAACTATTCAAGAGTTACTTGGACACTCAAGTTTGAATACTACCCAAAGATACACTTTTGTTAGCGATAAAGCTCTAAATAAAGCTTTTAAAGAAAGTGACTTTTTTGATAAGTAA